A segment of the Bos taurus isolate L1 Dominette 01449 registration number 42190680 breed Hereford chromosome 19, ARS-UCD2.0, whole genome shotgun sequence genome:
gcaggcagattctttacctaatGATTATATACAGAGATTCAAACATTAGGAATAGGAATACATCTGTAAACTCGTTGCTTATTTTAACTGACAAACGGACATAGTCCTCCGAAATCTTGTGTTCTGTGATCATGGACTGTCAGAAACTTTGCTATTTGAAGTAACAATAGTAATaagtgctgtgctatgcttagtcgtgtctgactctttgtggccccatggactgtagcttgtcaggctcctctgtccgtggagttttacaggcaagaatactgaagtgggttgccattccctactccaggagatcttcctgactcacggctggaacctgtgtctcttgcatcttctgcattggcaggcgaattgtttaccactgagccacctgggaatcccaagtAATAAGGGGACGTCCCACTATTGCTTGGATAGGACCGTAATCACCTTAACACAAAAGCAGTCTCAATATCCAATCCAGGGGGCAGAGAATCAGATACGAGATTTTCAGATACCACATGCCGCAGTTATCTTAACTGTGGTTTCCAGAGAAAGGAGACAGTAAGTCCACTTCACTGCCCAGCGCTGCTGGGACGACCcggagggagggtatggggagggaggagggttcaggatggggaacacaggtatacctgtggcggattcatttcgatatttggcaaaactaatacaatattgtaaagtttaaaaataaaatttaaaaaaatgagagaaaaaaaaaaaaaaacaaagcctcATTTGGCTTTGAACCTACCATTTCACGTAATTTTACCTGAATTTTCCCATTCCTCAAAATCCTATAAAAACCTTTACCTTCACTTGGTGGGATGTCCTGTGTTTCTAATGCTGTGTGCTCTCCCTTGCTATAGCACACTAATGGACCTAAGTTTGTTAGAAAAGGGATGTGTCCCTGGCCTTTATCTCATGGGCTTTTTTAGTTACATTGTGCAAATTCCAGATGTTCTGCATGAGCATAATTGTTAGAGTAGAAGAAAGTAAACATTATCTAAGGTGGTGATAAATTATGGGATTTTTTAGTTGGATTGAAGAAGCATGTAGTGATGATGACTCTTTCTGATGGCCAGAAAAAGCCATGCCCTTACCTTAATAGTTTCATGAGTTGTGTTTTGTTATGAGTGTCATGAGTTATGTTTTTTTAGAAACTAGTTTGGGCGCCCTGGATGGTAGGACATTTTGCAAGttctgaaaatagaaaatgcattCTGTGTTCTCCAAAATGATCCTTAAAATAGCCTCCATTCATAAGTGTCAGAGATGGGAgtggggaagattgaaggaaaaagggcaggaggaggatggggaagacagagaaataagtcagacagagaaagagagatatcagaacctaaaaagaaataatacaagtgaacttatttacaaaactgaaacagactcacagacttagagaatggaaTACTTATGGATACCAGGAGGGAAGGAGCGCAGGGAGAGATAGGGAGAATGGGATCGAaatgtacacactgctttatttaaaagggataaccaacgaggacctactgtataccaaagggcactctgctcagtgttatgtggcagtctggatgggaggggagtttgggagagaaaggatacgtatatatgtatggctgagtcccttagcCATCCACCTGAAGCTATCGCCACATTATTAATTgcctatactccaatataaaatgaaaagttaaaaaataaattctttctccACCACCTGTCAATTTTGTAATTTAGAGCAAATACTTTAACACTAgcagccccagtttcctcatctgtaataacAGTCTCTGATGTTCTTCATAAtccaaatttattataaaatccaCAAAATGTAGACGACAGAAGATACGGGTATTATtagttgaaaagagaaaatattttagttgGAAAAGACAAAAGGCCTGTGTGATCAGGGAACTACTGGGATTTATTTCtcgaattaaaaaaaataaatatctcttcTAAGTGGTTTAAGTATTTATCTCCTTAAATCTAAGGAAGACTAAACAAGTAATCCTTTGGAGTCTCCTACAGCTTTGTGTTTAATTCCTTTGGGTTAGGGTGAAAGGGAAAGTGTAACTATCAAATGCATATATATCCCCAGTTCTTATTACCCCTGATGATAAACCCCTATTCATATTCATAAATCCTGCCATCAAGGACTCTTTCCTGCATACTGTAAATCAGCCTTTAAAGAGCCCTTTCATCCTGAAATAGCCTGGACCTAATCATGAATTTTTTTGTGCCgtctttattgtatttattaGGAAATTAGTCTCTGGCAGTGGTTATGGATTATCCTGAAAAAAGTCTTCCCCTGAATGCCTTCCAACTTAAAATAACATGATGTGTAATAAGTAGCACATCTTTTGAGCCTGTTTGTTATAGCGATGATCAAATGTTCAACAAATATGAATGGTATTGAAACAGGCCAGGACGCTGTGGGGCCTTCCCAGGAACAAATTCCTCCTTGTCCCCGTCTGCTTTTTGTTTGCAGAAAAGCTTTAGCTTCCTAAGCCTCCCccaagttccaaagagcaaatttaatagaagaaatgagaaatacagaaacaaagaaagacagtcaagcaagacaaaatcaTGATAGTTCAgccataaaacaaagtcaaggactttCAGTTCCTTGTCAAGGATACTATTCTGAGCCATACCCTTCAGTTGTTTTGCAGACACTAAACCCCGCatcaagcagaagaaattaattgCATGCTGatcacacacacagagacccCAGACCAATTAGAATCAGAAGGTTGAAGGCAGATTCCTGAAATATCACCCTGTTAACCTCACTATCAACCAATCAGAAAACTGAGTGTGAGCTGATCCTGGACCCAAGACCCTCCTCTTCACCTTGCCTTTAAAACACTTCCCTGAGAGCCACTGGGGAGTTCAGGTCTTCTGAGCCCAAgctgcccattctccttgcttggttCCATGTTGGTTGCCTTGCAATCAACTCTGCACTTTTCTTCACCACAATGCAGTGTCAAAAGATTTGTTTTACTGTGCATGAGTGAGCAGATCAAAATTGGTTTGGTAACAGTAGGGGTgcttcctatgtgccaggcactttataaatattaagtTGCTTAACTTATCCAGAAAtctacatttataaatattaattttctcattttgtagACAGGGAAAACTGGAGGTCAGAAAATTTAAGTTAAACTGATGAATTTTTTGCTTTAAGTAAATATATAGCTTTTAGAATTCTTTTCATAAAGACAATTCCCTTCTAATGTATTTTGATTCAATAAATAGAAATTGACTACCAGCTATATTCTAAACATCAACCTCAGTAATGGGAACCAGGCAAATTGTGGCCCCTTCATTTGAGGTAGAGAAGTAGATAATCTCAATACTATGCCTTGTGAAGAGGGAAGGAAGTATAGGATGTTATTGGCACAACTTAGGGGCACCTAACCTAGCttgtgggtgtgtgcatgtgtgttcgtGCATGttatgcatgtgtgtttgtgtgatggagggcttcagttcagttcagttcagttgctcagtcatgtccaactctttgcaaccccatgaattgcagcacgccaggccttcctgtccatcaccaactcctggagttcactcaaactcacgtccatcaagtccatgatgccatccagccatctcatcctccgtcatcccctttttctcctgcccccaatccctcccagcatcagagtcttttccaatgagtcaacttttcacatgagatggccaaagtactggagtttcagcactttagcatcattccttccaaaaaacacccaggactgatctcctttagaatggactggttggatctccttgcagtccatgggactctcaagagtcttctccaacaccacagttcaaaagcatcaattctccggcactcagctttcttcacagtccaactctcacatccatacatgatggaGGGCTTAGAACAGAAAAATTGGAGAGGACTGAGCTGAATCTTGGAAATGACTCAGGGTTAGGTAGATGGAGAGGGTGGAGGGAAGGGGTAGATGAAAAAATATTCCAGATTAAATGAAGAACATGAcaaaagcaaagacatggaaCTTCATGACTTGTGTCAGTTACTGTGAGAAGTTCAGAGTTGTTTAGAGTGAAATACAGTTGGGGAGTGTTGAGACATGAACCTGGAGATGTGGGCAAAGGACAAGCCACGGAGGACCTAGTGTGCTCAGACTTCCTACGCACGTGGGCAGTCTGAGGACTGTCTCACAGTCCTGTACCACTTGCTAAGACTCATACCTGGATCCCTGTACCTCTTCTttccctctcctgtctccttcatcctctccatctctcttccttttcattgTTTGCTCATCTGTGTACACTCATAAACATGCACTAATGAATGAATCAGGAAGCGGGGGTGTTACAGGAAAAAATTAGTTTATTGAAAAATAAGCAGGCAATACATTCAAAAGATGGAGGGGAGAGTTTAAACAGCCTCTGGAATTCAGAATGGCTTTGCAACACCCACTCTGGGGACTTTTAAAGATGGATTTAGCATCCATTGTGACTTCTGCTGATGGAGACACCTGCACGTTTGACTGGACATCTGCTTATATATCCAaatggtaaaatataaaaatgactatTGTCACCTtatgaaaaaatgtctatttttctttcagCGTAATTAAAATGCAGAGTGGATGCTTAGGCTCCAGGATGTTGCTTTATAAGAAAGTGGGGTCTCAGCAGCAGGGGGAGGTCCTGAAGGTGCGGCAGGTGGTGCGGCAGGGGGCGGGCCGGCAGCAGGTGGGCCGGCAGCACGGGGACTGCACAGAGATGGGCTGGCAGCACGTGGTGGCCCAGCAGCAGGGGCGGCAGACCACGGCCTGGCAGGACGTGGGGCAGCAGGTGATGGGGCGGCAGCAGCCCTCCTGCAGGCTGCAGGGGTCGCAGCAGACTGGGCGGCGGCAGGGCTCGCAGATGGGGCGCGTGCAGCGGGGCACGCAGGTCACGGGGCGGCTCACGGTGGTCTGGCAGGACACTGGGCGGCAGCAGCAGGGGTCGCGGTAGCAGCAGGGCTGGAGGCAGCCTCCGCCAcagctggaggaggagaaggtggggcCGCAGCAGGAGACGGTCATGGTGGTGTGTGGGGCTGAGTGGGGTTGAAGTGGTGAGAGGAGTTGAGTGTTCTCAGGTGTGAGTGTCTTCCCCGTGCTCGGGGCCTTTTATATACCCTGGCCAGGAGCTGATGATCCCCAGAGACTCATGCCATTCCTTGTTAATATTCTGGCCAATCAAGTGAGGATTTAGCATTGACTAATACCAGTTTTGGTAACCCTCTACCCCTGTACCCACGCACACACCCCacagatattttctgttttcttgttttgtttatagTCACCAAATCAAGCCACATGATTTGAAGCTAGTGAAATTTCCTTTGAAATATGCAAtccatataaaaaagaatgtgttttcCAAATTATGCTAGTATCTAATTACTTTATCCTTTGGCCCTGTAGTTAGCATTTTATTTCTGGACTTCAAAGACTCCCATAATTGCCACCCAAACAGTGACCTGGTATTTGCAACCATGCACATGAAGCTAACAGGCTCACAGTAGCACTCCAGCCAGCCCAGTGTCACCTGTTTCCCGGGTGTCTCCTCCATGACTCACTGAAAGGCAGGTTTGTGGTTCTCCATATGAGGAGGGCTACATGGCACCCAGGATGGCTGCCACATGGTTTAATCACTCCTCCCCAGGAGGGCCTGGGTGGTCCTAGTGGATTCTGTACCCTCCTCACCTTCCAAACCAAACTCAACCTCTACCTTAATGATAAAACCCTCATCAAGCATCCATTGCAATTTTTATCTGTGTAATTTCTTGGGGTTGTCATTGCATGTGTAGATTCTGCGAAGAGATGGCAGAGAacttatacatatatctcctcatTTTATGAAAAGGGTCATGTGGTTTCACCATGGTCACCTCATGGGGTCCCAGTCTCCTCATTCCTCAGTAAACAACATCTACTGTGACTTTTCTGTTTATCAGGCTTTGCAGATGATACAGTTGTCAGACAGGAGAGAGAATATCTTAAGTattttttccttccccagttttaCTGGAATATAATTGACAATCTCAAGTAGGGATCACTTAGAGTGATTGTTGccattgtttagtcgctaagttgtgacctcatggactggagtccttgccaggctcctctgtctatgggattctggagtggattgccatttccttccccagggcatcttctcgacccagattctttacccctgaaccaccggggaagtccccaacTAAAAATGAATTAGGAAACAATTTACCCCAATGACAGATAATCCAAAAGGGCCTCAGGGCTTGCAAGCTAGGCCAGATCTGTGCACGAGCACAGAGAATCAATAGAGGTTGACTTATTAgagctgggatggggtggggggaccgCTTTTTCCCAGGTCTTAAAgtatagtcttgcctggagaatcccagggacggg
Coding sequences within it:
- the LOC777598 gene encoding keratin associated protein-like, which gives rise to MTVSCCGPTFSSSSCGGGCLQPCCYRDPCCCRPVSCQTTVSRPVTCVPRCTRPICEPCRRPVCCDPCSLQEGCCRPITCCPTSCQAVVCRPCCWATTCCQPISVQSPCCRPTCCRPAPCRTTCRTFRTSPCC